One genomic region from Sciurus carolinensis chromosome 2, mSciCar1.2, whole genome shotgun sequence encodes:
- the Sys1 gene encoding protein SYS1 homolog isoform X1, with product MAGQFRSYVWDPLLILSQIVLMQTVYYGSLGLWLALVDALVRSSPSLDQMFDAEILGFSTPPGRLSMMSFILNALTCALGLLYFIRRGKQCLDFTVTVHFFHLLGCWFYSSRFPSALTWWLVQAVCIALMAVIGEYLCMRTELKEIPLNSAPKSNV from the exons ATGGCGGGCCAGTTCCGCAGCTACGTGTGGGACCCGTTGCTGATCCTGTCGCAGATCGTCCTCATGCAGACTGTCTATTACGGCTCGCTGGGCCTGTGGCTGGCGCTTGTGGACGCGCTAGTGCGAAGCAGCCCTTCGCTGGACCAGATGTTCGACGCCGAG ATCCTGGGCTTTTCTACCCCTCCAGGCCGGCTCTCCATGATGTCCTTCATCCTCAACGCTCTCACCTG TGCCCTGGGCTTGCTGTACTTCATCCGGCGAGGGAAGCAGTGTCTGGATTTCACTGTCACTGTCCATTTCTTTCACCTCCTGGGCTGCTGGTTCTACAGCTCCCGTTTTCCCTCGGCGCTGACCTGGTGGCTGGTCCAAGCCGTGTGCATTGCACTCATGGCTGTCATCGGGGAGTACCTGTGCATGCGGACGGAGCTCAAGGAGATCCCCCTCAACTCAGCCCCTAAATCCAATGTCTAG
- the Sys1 gene encoding protein SYS1 homolog isoform X2, protein MAGQFRSYVWDPLLILSQIVLMQTVYYGSLGLWLALVDALVRSSPSLDQMFDAEILGFSTPPGRLSMMSFILNALTWG, encoded by the exons ATGGCGGGCCAGTTCCGCAGCTACGTGTGGGACCCGTTGCTGATCCTGTCGCAGATCGTCCTCATGCAGACTGTCTATTACGGCTCGCTGGGCCTGTGGCTGGCGCTTGTGGACGCGCTAGTGCGAAGCAGCCCTTCGCTGGACCAGATGTTCGACGCCGAG ATCCTGGGCTTTTCTACCCCTCCAGGCCGGCTCTCCATGATGTCCTTCATCCTCAACGCTCTCACCTG
- the Sys1 gene encoding protein SYS1 homolog isoform X3 has translation MAGQFRSYVWDPLLILSQIVLMQTVYYGSLGLWLALVDALVRSSPSLDQMFDAEILGFSTPPGRLSMMSFILNALT, from the exons ATGGCGGGCCAGTTCCGCAGCTACGTGTGGGACCCGTTGCTGATCCTGTCGCAGATCGTCCTCATGCAGACTGTCTATTACGGCTCGCTGGGCCTGTGGCTGGCGCTTGTGGACGCGCTAGTGCGAAGCAGCCCTTCGCTGGACCAGATGTTCGACGCCGAG ATCCTGGGCTTTTCTACCCCTCCAGGCCGGCTCTCCATGATGTCCTTCATCCTCAACGCTCTCACCTG